From Pyrenophora tritici-repentis strain M4 chromosome 1, whole genome shotgun sequence, the proteins below share one genomic window:
- a CDS encoding DUF3984 multi-domain protein produces MSATIPAKHMPSLPYTSPATPLQTLDIWLPEAQSQDTDSSPPALWILYIHGGAWRDPTKDSHQVDTTLTHLFTSHAAAVPNIAGIASLNYRLSPYPTHATHPSTPDDTSRNARHPQHIRDVLSGIHYLEREHGMRRWIGVGHSCGATLLMQLVSGTGLDKETLEPALQSPTIGPEALILLEGIYNIPLMLRNHAPPACPEHISTIYKTFVKGAFGEHEEDYIKVSPVAGKYNTQQWPEGRLLVICHSYEDELVERAQRDVMCVALDREGWSIVMEVGDEEDEVRAEGRRVLNVRDLRGTHDWVWEDGKQIATLIAEVVGRLA; encoded by the coding sequence ATGTCTGCCACCATCCCTGCCAAACACATGCCCTCCCTCCCGTACACGTCCCCTGCGACCCCGCTTCAAACCCTCGATATCTGGCTCCCAGAGGCCCAATCCCAAGACACAGACTCCTCCCCACCCGCACTATGGATCCTCTACATCCACGGCGGTGCCTGGCGCGACCCGACCAAAGACTCGCACCAGGTTGACACGACGCTCACCCACCTCTTCACCTCGCACGCCGCCGCTGTGCCCAACATCGCAGGCATCGCAAGTCTAAACTACCGCCTCTCGCCCTACCCCACACACGCAACGCACCCCAGCACACCAGACGACACGTCGCGCAACGCCCGCCACCCCCAACACATCCGCGATGTATTGTCAGGAATCCACTACCTCGAGCGCGAACATGGCATGCGACGTTGGATCGGCGTGGGGCATTCGTGCGGCGCAACCCTCCTCATGCAACTAGTTTCCGGCACTGGTCTCGACAAGGAGACGCTGGAGCCTGCTTTACAATCACCAACGATAGGCCCCGAAGCCCTGATTCTGCTAGAGGGAATATACAACATACCGCTCATGTTGCGGAATCATGCGCCACCCGCGTGTCCGGAGCACATATCCACAATCTACAAGACTTTTGTCAAGGGCGCGTTTGGCGAGCACGAGGAAGATTATATCAAGGTTTCGCCCGTGGCGGGGAAATACAACACGCAGCAGTGGCCTGAGGGGAGGCTGTTGGTAATATGTCATAGCTATGAGGATGAGTTGGTGGAGAGAGCGCAGAGGGATGTCATGTGTGTTGCGTTGGATAGGGAAGGGTGGAGTATAGTTATGGAGGTTGGGGACGAAGAGGATGAAGTGAGGGCAGAGGGGAGGAGAGTGCTCAATGTGAGAGATTTGAGAGGAACGCATGATTGGGTATGGGAGGATGGAAAGCAAATCGCTACGTTGATTGCAGAAGTGGTAGGCCGACTGGCTTAG
- a CDS encoding HflC, Membrane protease subunit, stomatin-prohibitin protein, whose product MASRTRLAAGTASTLLRSSRPLATSRISPFAAALTRSSARTYNSQSATGPASVFSSLGQLSSQSGPPSYFSSQRRLPTNTVIRFVPQQTAWIVERMGKFNRILEPGLAILIPFIDRIAYVRSLKENAIEIPSQSAITADNVTLELDGVLYTRVFDAYKASYGVEDAEYAISQLAQTTMRSEIGQLSLDHVLKERANLNQNITAAINEAAQDWGVTCLRYEIRDIHAPEPVVEAMHRQVTAERSKRAEILESEGQRQSAINIAEGKKQSVILASEALRAEQINMASGEAEAILLKATATANGIDAVARAIAQGEGAAQNAISLSVAEKYVDAFGNLAKEGTSIVVPGNVGDISSMIASAMAVYGNVNASQAKAQASKMVEGGRDTEAGRKIQELQNKLDDAEGGAGGIHDEISKVMDQRLKKR is encoded by the exons ATGGCGTCGCGTACACGGTTAGCAGCCGGCACGGCTTCTACATTACTACGAAGCTCCCGGCCTCTCGCAACCTCAAGGATATCACCATTCGCTGCTGCCTTGACAAGGTCCTCTGCCCGCACTTACAACTCGCAATCCGCCACGGGCCCGGCCAGCGTCTTTTCCTCGCTAGGCCAGCTGAGCTCGCAGTCGGGACCTCCGTCGTACTTTTCGTCACAGAGGCGTCTGCCAACAAACACCGTCATACGATTCGTGCCTCAACAAACAGCGTGGATCGTCGAGCGCATGGGAAAGTTCAATCGGATACTGGAGCCTGGTCTTGCTATATTGATACCCTTCATTGACAGGATAGCATATGTCCGGAGTTTGAAGGAGAATGCCATTGAGATTCCTAGCCAGAGTGCCATTACAGCCGACAATGTCACGCTCGAGCTGGACGGTGTCTTGTACACGAGGGTGTTTGATGCTTACAAGGCAAG TTATGGTGTAGAAGACGCTGAATACGCCATCTCCCAACTCGCGCAAACCACGATGCGCTCCGAAATCGGCCAACTCTCTCTCGACCATGTTCTCAAAGAGCGTGCCAACTTGAACCAGAATATTACCGCTGCCATCAATGAGGCTGCCCAGGATTGGGGTGTTACTTGCCTGCGGTACGAGATCCGCGACATTCACGCACCCGAGCCCGTCGTGGAGGCCATGCACCGTCAAGTTACTGCCGAGCGGTCGAAGCGTGCCGAAATTCTCGAATCCGAAGGTCAGAGACAGTCGGCCATTAACATCGCGGAAGGAAAAAAGCAGTCTGTAATTTTGGCATCAGAGGCTTTGAGGGCTGAGCAGATCAACATGGCGAGCGGAGAGGCTGAAGCTATCCTGCTCAAGGCCACGGCCACGGCCAACGGAATTGACGCTGTTGCCCGCGCCATCGCTCAAGGCGAAGGTGCTGCCCAGAACGCCATCTCACTCTCAGTTGCTGAAAAGTACGTTGACGCATTTGGAAACCTGGCCAAGGAGGGTACAAGCATTGTGGTTCCTGGAAACGTCGGGGATATCAGCAGCATGATCGCCAGCGCCATGGCAGTATACGGAAATGTGAATGCTTCACAGGCCAAGGCCCAGGCCTCAAAGATGGTTGAAGGTGGCAGGGATACAGAAGCTGGCAGGAAGATTCAAGAGCTACAGAACAAACTCGACGACGCAGAAGGCGGCGCCGGTGGGATACACGATGAGATCAGCAAGGTCATGGACCAGAGGCTGAAGAAGAGGTAG
- a CDS encoding Zn-II 2Cys6 regulatory protein has product MEIIPRTTSYAYESSPEPTDPFFFGPSTPEYNYQDTYMGNGFDGGQSPAYSEGASSLVGAWSSDDHVTYGGQTDLFAPVPQYLPPPTSFHGHVRSTSGQSQLEMFAPVEPLQSPPAMSQRYLGVPGTVLVPQEKTTPCQPMVSAPLPTPPPAPTHLPNHDCTQLAFQMLSSVHTPSSTGNYHGTLDSLPSLESVLSTNKAAADKLYVLLSCHCSSNPLFSTMINLIIIEILKWYQAIAGVHQQGEGTSLETQMKAFTYPYVSPGPSDPESENTYRTNFVLSELLKIEKLIDKFSERYCQAANTVETGIDSGVYVAMEASLRTRVRDTFQVTMAVAPETIKRHLSSRVHNLVRVSTV; this is encoded by the coding sequence ATGGAGATCATCCCACGCACTACATCTTACGCCTACGAAAGCTCTCCAGAGCCAACAGATCCATTCTTCTTTGGACCCAGCACGCCCGAGTACAATTACCAGGACACTTACATGGGAAACGGATTTGACGGGGGTCAGTCGCCCGCATACTCTGAAGGCGCCAGCTCACTTGTTGGTGCTTGGTCGAGTGATGACCACGTAACGTACGGAGGCCAGACAGATTTATTTGCTCCAGTGCCCCAATATCTTCCGCCTCCCACCTCTTTCCACGGACATGTTCGGTCGACCAGTGGACAGAGTCAGCTTGAGATGTTTGCACCAGTAGAGCCCTTACAATCCCCACCAGCCATGAGCCAAAGATATCTTGGTGTTCCAGGCACGGTGCTGGTTCCACAAGAAAAGACAACGCCATGTCAGCCTATGGTGTCTGCACCTTTGCCGACACCACCGCCAGCTCCAACTCATCTTCCAAACCACGACTGCACACAATTAGCCTTCCAAATGCTGAGCAGTGTGCATACTCCATCTTCCACCGGCAACTACCACGGTACATTGGACAGCCTTCCATCTTTGGAATCCGTGCTCTCCACCAACAAGGCCGCCGCAGACAAACTCTATGTATTGCTCAGTTGCCATTGCTCATCGAACCCTCTTTTCTCCACTATGATCAATCTTATCATCATTGAGATTTTAAAATGGTACCAAGCTATCGCAGGAGTCCACCAACAAGGCGAAGGAACATCCCTCGAGACCCAGATGAAGGCCTTCACGTACCCATATGTATCTCCAGGACCCTCTGATCCTGAGTCGGAGAACACATACCGAACAAATTTTGTTCTTTCCGAGCTTCTCAAAATTGAGAAGCTCATCGATAAGTTCTCGGAGCGCTACTGCCAGGCTGCCAACACAGTTGAGACAGGGATTGACAGCGGGGTATACGTCGCCATGGAGGCATCACTCCGCACTCGCGTTCGAGACACTTTCCAAGTTACCATGGCAGTTGCGCCAGAAACCATCAAGCGCCATCTTTCTTCGCGGGTACACAACCTTGTACGTGTCAGTACTGTGTAA
- a CDS encoding TolA, Membrane protein involved in colicin uptake: MAAIDKALAEIESRELGDKIVYQQYADKYNVSRSALSRRHRGISRSRADYTADKQSLTPHQELELVRYITKLTKQGLPPTREMIRNFLSEVAHQQLSESWVTRFINRHEIHLISKWTSAMDRTRHLADSESKYRLYFELLHGKITQYHLEARDIYNMDEKGFLIGLVGRSKRIFSRRQWEKKEVRASLQDGSREFLTVLACCCADGSSLPPALIYAAKKGAIRLSWVEDIKAGEHEVFVSSSPTGWSNDDRKLDRLVRTAVTDSHQYEVRKLRSSVHHLSVQNELLKHKVDGLEEALQHKKKHKKKGKALDLQQRQKYHGGAVLWSPRKLREARAREAVRERDETEEKLQKAQAKKQRKEAQLQRQVELEQRRVERQRLKEAKELERAEKAIERARKVEAQHQKKTIQQAQERKRKASQVTLSSNKRQKRASAAQAGVQTQDEPSAAPPRVTSRGRNVNLPQKFR; encoded by the exons ATGGCAGCTATTGACAAAGCGTTAGCAGAAATCGAATCGCGAGAGCTTGGAGATAAAATTGTATACCAGCAATATGCTGATAAGTACAACGTATCAAGGAGTGCGTTGAGCCGAAGACACCGAGGCATTTCACGCTCGAGAGCCGACTATACAGCCGACAAACAATCCCTCACGCCACAtcaagagctagagcttgtaCGGTATATCACTAAGCTTACCAAGCAAGGCCTACCCCCTACAAGGGAGATGATTAGGAATTTCTtatcagaagtagcccatcagcagctcagcgagagctgggttactcgcttcattaaccgacacgagatccatcttatctcaaagtggaccagcgccatggatcgtacgcgccacctggctgattccgagtcaaagtatagactctacttcgagctgctgcatgGAAAGATCACCCAATAccacctagaggctcgagatatatacaatatggatgagaagggcttcttgaTTGGCTTGGTAGGCAGAAGCaagaggatattcagcaggcgtcagtgggagaagaaggaggttcgagcatctctccaggatggatcacgcgagtttctgacagtcctggcctgctgctgcgctgatgggagctcgctgcctccagccctcATCTACGCAGCTAAGAAAGGAGCTATACGATTAAGTTGGGTAGAGGATATTAAGGCAGGAGAgcatgaggtctttgtctcatcatctccaacaggctggtcaaacgatgac AGAAAGCTTGATCGATTAGTTCGAACTGCTGTCActgatagccatcagtatgaggtAAGAAAGCTacgctcaagcgttcaccatctctctgttcagaatgagcttttaaagcatAAAGTAGACGGTTTAGAagaggctcttcaacataaaaagaagcataagaagaagggcaaagctcttgaccttcaacagcgccagaAGTATCACGGTGGCGCTGTCctctggtctcctcgcaagttgcgtgaggctcgagctagagaagcagtacgggagcgagatgagacggaggagaaactccaaaaagcacaggccaagaagcagcgtaAGGAGGCTCAGCTACAGCGTCAAGTTGAGCTCGAGCagaggcgtgtggagaggcagaggctcAAGGAGGCGAaggagcttgagcgagctgagaaagcaattgaacgcgcgcgcaaagttgaagctcaacaccagaaaaaAACTATCCAACAAGCTCAAGAGCGCAAGCGTAAAGCCTCACAAGTAACCTTATCAAGTAAtaagcgtcaaaaacgcgctAGCGCTGCTCAAGCTGGTGTTCAAACTCAAGATGAGCCATCTGCTGCACCACCCAGAgtcacatcacgtggccgcaacgtcaacctcccacaaaaatttagatag
- a CDS encoding nucleolar protein NOP52 variant, translating to MASDAQNNPFIRNLASSDKEVRDQALDSLRTYLGAQSDISELDLLKLWKGLFYCLWMQDKPVLQQRLARDLASLLSTLRTSVVLPFVRAFFLTMSREWSHIEALRLDKYLYLIRQYINASFTFLSKNKWNKNLLAQWNSIMEEIPLECQNMKIPNGLRYHVMDVWVDEMDKVEGANWEKEEKKGTLELLVAPIEKMTKHGKLKPLRAAAKECLADDRLRAWRGQEVEVASEPDEEDEDAEWGGFAD from the exons ATGGCTTCGGACGCGCAAAACAACCCCTTCATAAGGAACCTTGCCTCAAGCG ACAAGGAAGTCCGCGATCAGGCACTCGACTCGTTACGAACCTATCTCGGCGCGCAATCAGACATCTCTGAACTAGACTTATTGAAGTTATGGAAGGGTCTTTTCTACT GTCTATGGATGCAAGACAAGCCTGTCCTCCAACAACGTCTCGCCCGCGATCTCGCCTCCCTCCTCTCCACCCTCCGTACATCCGTTGTCCTACCCTTCGTTCGCGCCTTTTTCCTTACCATGTCACGAGAATGGAGCCATATTGAAGCACTACGACTAGACAAGTATCTCTACCTGATTCGCCAGTACATTAACGCATCCTTCACCTTCCTCAGTAAGAACAAATGGAACAAGAACTTGCTGGCACAATGGAACAGTATCATGGAGGAGATACCACTGGAATGCCAAAATATGAAGATTCCAAATGGGCTAAGGTATCACGTCATGGACGTTTGGGTCGATGAGATGGACAAGGTCGAAGGTGCGAATTGGGAGAAGGAGGAAAAGAAGGGCACGCTTGAGCTGCTAGTGGCACCTATTGAGAAGATGACTAAACATGGCAAGCTGAAGCCATTGAGGGCTGCGGCGAAAGAGTGCTTGGCCGACGACAGGCTAAGAGCTTGGAGAGGTCAAGAAGTAGAGGTTGCGAGTGAGCCagacgaggaagacgagGACGCAGAGTGGGGAGGTTTTGCGGACTGA